In Perca flavescens isolate YP-PL-M2 chromosome 7, PFLA_1.0, whole genome shotgun sequence, the following proteins share a genomic window:
- the c7h1orf174 gene encoding UPF0688 protein C1orf174 homolog isoform X2, whose product MMHKMPGQLDSLKPRKRKSSSRKASTTRRRCMKSPETQPAAESSSVLSGYSEADDPLETLSCISCECHQSAGRRRCSASPELEGQEGKENGLRTGLDLDSCRVNGVWDKPESEDMDCEGTSKNIFPDDDSNQILPVEQFFGNLDVVQDFPYKSSESSAHVQKENRRRHYYAREDSDEEEAGLSSVRRDDREDTW is encoded by the exons ATGATGCACAAG ATGCCTGGTCAACTTGACAGCTTGAAGCCCAGAAAGAGGAAGAGCAGCTCCAGAAAG GCTTCTACTACAAGGAGGAGATGTATGAAAAGTCCAGAGACACAGCCAGCCGCAGAGAGCAGTTCAGTACTCAGTGGTTACAGCGAAGCAGATGATCCTCTAGAGACCCTCTCCTGCATCAGCTGTGAATGCCACCAGTCTGCAGGCAGGAGGAGATGCTCAGCATCCCCAGAGCTCGAGGGACAGGAGGGCAAAGAGAACGGGCTGAGGACGGGGCTGGATTTGGACAGCTGCAGAGTGAACGGCGTGTGGGACAAACCGGAGTCTGAGGACATGGATTGTGAAGGAACCAGCAAAAACATCTTCCCAGATGACGACAGTAATCAGATTCTTCCTGTGGAGCAGTTCTTTGGAAACTTGGATGTTGTACAG GACTTCCCTTACAAATCGTCGGAGAGCTCCGCCCATGTTCAGAAGGAGAACAGGAGACGGCATTACTACGCACGAGAGGATAGCGATGAAGAGGAGGCGGGCCTCAGCAGTGTGCGGCGAGACGACAGAGAGGACACTTGGTGA
- the c7h1orf174 gene encoding UPF0688 protein C1orf174 homolog isoform X1 produces the protein MMHKMPGQLDSLKPRKRKSSSRKPQASTTRRRCMKSPETQPAAESSSVLSGYSEADDPLETLSCISCECHQSAGRRRCSASPELEGQEGKENGLRTGLDLDSCRVNGVWDKPESEDMDCEGTSKNIFPDDDSNQILPVEQFFGNLDVVQDFPYKSSESSAHVQKENRRRHYYAREDSDEEEAGLSSVRRDDREDTW, from the exons ATGATGCACAAG ATGCCTGGTCAACTTGACAGCTTGAAGCCCAGAAAGAGGAAGAGCAGCTCCAGAAAG CCACAGGCTTCTACTACAAGGAGGAGATGTATGAAAAGTCCAGAGACACAGCCAGCCGCAGAGAGCAGTTCAGTACTCAGTGGTTACAGCGAAGCAGATGATCCTCTAGAGACCCTCTCCTGCATCAGCTGTGAATGCCACCAGTCTGCAGGCAGGAGGAGATGCTCAGCATCCCCAGAGCTCGAGGGACAGGAGGGCAAAGAGAACGGGCTGAGGACGGGGCTGGATTTGGACAGCTGCAGAGTGAACGGCGTGTGGGACAAACCGGAGTCTGAGGACATGGATTGTGAAGGAACCAGCAAAAACATCTTCCCAGATGACGACAGTAATCAGATTCTTCCTGTGGAGCAGTTCTTTGGAAACTTGGATGTTGTACAG GACTTCCCTTACAAATCGTCGGAGAGCTCCGCCCATGTTCAGAAGGAGAACAGGAGACGGCATTACTACGCACGAGAGGATAGCGATGAAGAGGAGGCGGGCCTCAGCAGTGTGCGGCGAGACGACAGAGAGGACACTTGGTGA
- the c7h1orf174 gene encoding UPF0688 protein C1orf174 homolog isoform X3, producing the protein MMHKPQASTTRRRCMKSPETQPAAESSSVLSGYSEADDPLETLSCISCECHQSAGRRRCSASPELEGQEGKENGLRTGLDLDSCRVNGVWDKPESEDMDCEGTSKNIFPDDDSNQILPVEQFFGNLDVVQDFPYKSSESSAHVQKENRRRHYYAREDSDEEEAGLSSVRRDDREDTW; encoded by the exons ATGATGCACAAG CCACAGGCTTCTACTACAAGGAGGAGATGTATGAAAAGTCCAGAGACACAGCCAGCCGCAGAGAGCAGTTCAGTACTCAGTGGTTACAGCGAAGCAGATGATCCTCTAGAGACCCTCTCCTGCATCAGCTGTGAATGCCACCAGTCTGCAGGCAGGAGGAGATGCTCAGCATCCCCAGAGCTCGAGGGACAGGAGGGCAAAGAGAACGGGCTGAGGACGGGGCTGGATTTGGACAGCTGCAGAGTGAACGGCGTGTGGGACAAACCGGAGTCTGAGGACATGGATTGTGAAGGAACCAGCAAAAACATCTTCCCAGATGACGACAGTAATCAGATTCTTCCTGTGGAGCAGTTCTTTGGAAACTTGGATGTTGTACAG GACTTCCCTTACAAATCGTCGGAGAGCTCCGCCCATGTTCAGAAGGAGAACAGGAGACGGCATTACTACGCACGAGAGGATAGCGATGAAGAGGAGGCGGGCCTCAGCAGTGTGCGGCGAGACGACAGAGAGGACACTTGGTGA